The Persephonella hydrogeniphila genome has a window encoding:
- a CDS encoding porin, with amino-acid sequence MRKIISFALITGVFSVSFATDLKEIEKRLKSLEEQNQQLIEEIADLKQQVAIPELGQKQFSGMGYAASKVYFTPGGLSIGGYGEIIYQNFEKSSRKDITDIYRFIPYIGYKFTDWIILNSEIEFEHGANPDRGGEVKIEFAYIDFLFNKWINLRVGSYLIPVGITNLLHEPIFFNSVNRPEVETKIIPTTWNENGVLVFSNLEDWNYSIGVVNGFDYNGFSSESWVKGGKQGGAKAYAEDFAVVGRVDYTGMDGLMIGISGYTGNSGQGDGFDGRVSLFDFHFRYSYKQLEITGLYVKGFLSDADRISLAVGQTVGKEVYGYYLNTAYDIMPFIKKDSSFSLPLFVRYERYNTQEKVPAGFPKDDQYDKTIWTVGLNFKPHPNVVLKADYQFRDNKAYNESDIFELGVGFIF; translated from the coding sequence ATGAGAAAGATAATCTCTTTTGCCCTGATAACAGGCGTTTTTTCTGTATCTTTTGCAACAGATCTTAAGGAGATAGAAAAAAGGCTAAAAAGCCTTGAAGAACAGAATCAGCAGCTTATAGAGGAAATTGCAGACCTGAAACAGCAGGTAGCAATACCAGAACTGGGGCAGAAACAGTTTTCTGGAATGGGATATGCAGCATCAAAGGTTTACTTTACCCCTGGAGGTCTTTCTATAGGCGGTTATGGTGAGATCATCTACCAGAATTTTGAAAAATCTTCAAGAAAAGATATTACAGACATATACAGATTTATTCCCTATATAGGATACAAATTTACAGACTGGATAATACTGAACTCTGAGATTGAGTTTGAGCACGGTGCCAATCCGGACAGAGGTGGAGAAGTAAAGATTGAGTTTGCCTACATAGATTTTCTTTTTAATAAATGGATTAATCTGAGGGTAGGAAGTTATCTGATCCCTGTAGGTATCACAAACCTTTTACATGAGCCTATATTCTTCAACTCTGTTAATAGACCTGAGGTTGAAACAAAGATAATACCGACTACATGGAATGAGAATGGAGTACTTGTTTTCAGTAATCTTGAGGACTGGAACTATAGTATCGGGGTAGTAAACGGATTTGATTATAACGGTTTTTCTTCAGAAAGCTGGGTGAAAGGTGGTAAACAGGGTGGTGCAAAGGCTTACGCTGAAGATTTTGCCGTTGTAGGCAGGGTAGATTATACAGGTATGGATGGTCTTATGATTGGTATATCTGGTTATACAGGAAATTCAGGTCAGGGTGATGGTTTTGATGGAAGAGTTTCTCTTTTTGATTTCCATTTTAGATACTCATATAAACAGCTGGAAATTACAGGTTTGTATGTAAAGGGATTTTTGTCTGATGCAGACAGGATATCCCTTGCTGTTGGACAGACTGTAGGAAAAGAGGTATATGGTTACTATCTGAATACAGCTTACGATATAATGCCTTTTATAAAAAAGGACAGCTCTTTCTCTCTGCCTCTTTTTGTCAGATACGAAAGATACAACACACAGGAGAAAGTTCCTGCAGGATTTCCAAAAGACGACCAGTATGACAAAACTATATGGACTGTAGGTTTGAACTTTAAGCCACATCCAAATGTTGTGTTAAAGGCAGATTACCAGTTCAGGGATAACAAAGCTTATAACGAGTCTGATATTTTTGAGCTGGGAGTTGGATTTATATTCTAA